ACATGAGCAGGGATCGGGGAATTTGGAATTTCAAATCTCAAATGACGAGTCAATCGTCACTGTTCAAACTGGGAGCCGTCCGAGTTCAAAAACGATTGCGACATTCGCGTTTTTGGTTTCTGATTTTTCCTCGACTTATCCCGAATTAACCGCTGCCGTAACGCAGTCGAACAAGGATTTGCGAATATTTCGCATCAACTTGTATATCGCGTTTGGCGTGCGACCTTCCCGGGCGGCAATGGCTTGAATGGTTTCTTTTTCTCCGTAATGGCGATGGACGAGCCGGCGCCGCAGTGGAGACAGCCTCTCCAAGCAGCGGTCCAAGGCGCTCTGCAAATCGTCGAAGTAACTTTGTTGCTCGATCTGCAGCGCCGCGAACTGTTCGAGGAATTCATCCCCCAAAAAGATGCATTGATTGCCTTTCTTGCGGACGTAGTTCCGAAGATGGTTTTTTGCGATGCCGCAGGCCCAAGCAGTAAAGTCTAATGCTGGGTCGTATTCATCCCATTGCTGCCACAGGGTCAAGCTCGTCTGCTGAAACAACTCCTCCGCTTCAACCCACCGCGGCACGACCGAAACGATGAAGCGAAAAATGCGGCTTTGATGGGTGAGAAATAATTCCAAGAAACGGTTTCGACGCTGAATCTCAGAGTCGTCGATGCTAGACATTTCTCTCCATGCCAAACTGGAATTTTTGTCTTGAACCATCGTATCGACACTAATTACGTGCTTTTGCTCATCCTATCATGTATTGTCGCCGACCATGATTTTTGGCCTAGCGTTGGAGTAAATTTTTTCATTTTTCGGTCATCAGACAGACTGCAAAGGAAAAAGACGTCTCATTTAGAGGCCAATTCCGCCGTTGCGCGACAATACATGATAGCCGGTCTGACTAGACTGCAGATGGATACTGCCCAATTTAGGCAGATTAAGTCAAATTACGTAAGTCGACCGACATCTGCAATCTGGCCGTGTCGGCAGGCAACCAATAGGGATCTTAATGCGTACTTTCGGTGGCCGAGGTTGGATTTTCTGGATGTGCCTGTGCATAGCCTTTGCCTGTCACGCGCGGGCGGATGATGCAGCGAAATATCCTGAAGCTCCAAAGCCTCTTTCTCCCGCGGAGAGCCAGGCAGCATTTGTATTGCCCGAAGGGTTTGGAATTCGTGAGGTTGCTGCGGAGCCGCTGATCGTCGATCCCGTCGCGATCGCGTTCGATGCCCGTGGACGGCTGTTTGTGGCCGAGCTACACGGCTACAACCTCGAAGGGCAGCTCGACATCGAAGCGTTGAACAAGACGGGTGTGATTGATCGAGCGGTTCGACGAATTCCTGCGAATAAGCAGGCGATCGAACGAGCGGAACAAGATACATTTGGACGCATCAAGCTGTTAGAAGATCGCGACGGCGACGGAGTGATGGATCACGCCGCCATTTGGGCGGATCGCCTGCCAGCCTGCCACGGATTGGTCGCGGTGGGGGAGAAGCTCATCGTGGTTTGCGCACCAGAGATCGTCTGCCTGTCGGACACCAGCGGCGACGGCCAGGCAGATACGCGCGAAACATTGTTCACCGGCTTCGGCGTGGGAGCGCTTTGGACGCGCATCAATACGCCTCGGCTCGGTATCGACAATTGGATTTATGTGGCCTCCGGGGCCGGCTGCGCAGGAACCATCCATGGCCCGCACCTCGGCGAGCCTGTGAAGCTAGGCAACACGTCGTTTCGATTCAAGTTAGATGGGACCGCATTGGAGCCGGTCACCGGTTCGACGCATGGCTTTGGATTGACGATCAACGATTGGGGCGATCGTTTCATCGTTACCAACCGTCAGCATGCCATCGCTGTCTCGCCGATCGAGGCCCGATATGCGACTCGAAATCAGTTATTGATTTTGCCGCCGCAACATCAAAACATCTCGGGGTACGGTACCCCAGCTCAAGTTTTTCCTCTGAGCAAGCCGCATCCATGGCGGATGATTCGGAGTCAGGATCCGGAATGGGTGAAGTTTTATGGCACCATGGAAACCAACGCGGGATTCTTCACCTCTGCTTGCTCGCCACTCGTTTACCTTGCCGATCAGTTTCCTGAGCAATACCGAGGCGTCCATTTCTCGTGCGAGCCTGAGCAAAACCTCGTTCACGCTTGCCGGTTGATTCCTAACGGGGGCGGCTATGTCACGCAACGGATGTTTCCCGACCGCGAGTTTCTCGCTTCGCGCGATCAATGGTTTCGGCCCGTGTATTTAACACACGGTCCGAATGGTTCGCTATACGTGGCAGACATGTATCGCGAGATAATCGAAGACTATTCGGCAATACCACGTTTCTTGCAGCAGCATTATGGATTGATCAATGGGAACGACCGCGGCCGAATTTGGCAGATTTCCTGGTTGAGCGCGGCGGAGGCGAAAGCGACGCCGTCGGAGCTGGCCGACCTTCCCACGTTAAAATTGGTCGAAGTCTTAGGCGATGGAAACTTTTGGCGGCGCGAGCAGGCGCAGGCGTTGCTCGTCTCTCGTTGCGATGCGACGGCCGTGGATCCGTTGCAGCGCATGGCGACAGAGGGTAGAGCGCCGCAAACAAGGGTTCATGCGTTACACACGCTGGACGGCAGCGGCCAGCTCGAGGTGGCATTGCTTGAAAAGGCACTGCACGACAAATCGGCGCTCGTTCAGATGCATGCGATTGCCCTTTCCGAACCACGACTAAATTCGTCGGAGACGTTGCGCGCGCAAATTGTTTCGATGATTCACAACGATCATCCTCGCGTCCGCTTGCAGGCGGTGCTTTCGCTTGGGCAATGCTCGCGCCCCGAGATCGCGCGGGCCGTGAGCCGATCGCTCATGCAATCAGATATGAACGAATATCTAGTTTCTGCGGCCTTCTGTCGCCCCCTGGACTCAACGCAATTGGTGCTTGCGGAATTGCTGACCGCAAACCGAGGGAAGACCTCCGTGGATCTACCCATGCAGACGCAGCTCGTCCATTCCGCCTGCCGCATCGTGGGAGCTAGTCGGGACGTTGAGCAAATTGCGTCGGTCATCTTCGCTTTGAGCCATTTAGCGAACGATGAGCCGGCGGTCACCGTGTCGGCGCTGCGAGGACTAGTCGAAGGACTTGGCAAGTCGCGTGTCGATCCATCGGAATTTATGGAACGGAAACTCAAAACGGCGGTCCTCAAGTTGGCCTCGACCGACAATGCAGACGTCCGTCGGCTGACACTTCGACTGGTGCTGGCACTGCACGTTTCTGATTTGCCGGAGCTGCGCGAAGCCTATGAATCGTTCGTAAAAAAGGCCGTAGATGACGCAACTCCCTTGGCGGATCGAGTCGCCGCGTTGGAAGTCTTGGCAGGTACAGATTATACAACACTTTCCACAGCCGTTCAGGAAGCGTTGCAAACCCGACAGCCTATGCCGCTGCAACAGGCGGCCATCGACTCACTGGATCAATGCGACGATCCTCGGGGCATTGCATTGGCGTTGGAAAATTGGAGCGAGCACACGCCAAGCATTCAGAGCCAAATCCTGGAAATGGTCTTCCGGCGTCCCAGGCGGGTTGTAGCGCTGTTCGAGGCGGTTGAGCAAGGCAAGGTTCCGCCCAGCATGGTGGCTGCCGTTTATCGACAACGCTTGCTGGAACACGAAGATGAGGCAATCCGGACGCGCGCCAAAAAGCTTTTCGGCAATGTCGCCGATGAGGCGGAACGAATCAAACGCTTAGGGCAGTTTGCCCAAGCGCTGAATGGAAAACCGGATTTGCAAGTTGGCGCAACGGTATTCAAAAAGAATTGCAGCGCGTGCCATCGCTTCGCCGGCAAAGGAGGTTTGACCGGCCCCGATCTTTCCTCGATGGGAGCTCGACCGGCCGAATCGCTGTTGCTCGAGATCTTGCAGCCCAGCGACAAAATCACCGCCGGCTATGTGGCGTACCTGGCGCAAACGGTCGATGGGCAAGCTTTTACCGGCACGGTTTCGGAAGAATCGGTCAATAGTGTCACGTTGCAATTGGCCTCCGGGCAGCCGGTCACGTTATTGAGAAATCAAATTGAGCAGCTCAAGGCGTTGTCGCAATCACTGATGCCCGCCAACCTTGATTCTGTCTTGACGCCTGATGAATTGGCCGCAGTGATTGCCTACCTGCGGCTTTCAAACGCTTCGCCAAAGGAGTGAGAACTTGTGAATGTATAATTCATGCGGCGATGAATCGTCGATTCGAGTCGACGGCGTGAGGGAGTTCGATAATACAGGACGGATGATGGAGGACAAGCAGACAATTTGATGCCTGTGGACGACTAGCGGTGGCTGTATCCTCTTGCGCAAGGAAGTGCGATGTGTGCTTAAGATCCTCGCTGCGCCGAAGGTGTGGCGGACGATCAAAAAGGCAGCAAGCCGCGACTGAAATTGTCGCAGTGACAGTAGGTCGAGTATCGCGCCTTCTGCTGAAACGATTGTTGCCCAAAGATGCACGAGTCACGCTTCATCAGCAATAGTCGAGCTGCTGCATTTGTCAGAGATGCATGGACGAATCGAAGCCTTGGAAGGCCGGCCGGGACAGCCGCCGATCGATTTGTGGATCTGATCACCGATCAGCAAATCCGAGCGATTTTAACTGTGCAATGATTCGTCGCCACGGGGACTCATCATGTCTAACTCCAAAGTATGCCTCCATAACAAGAGTGCTGGTCGAAATCGATATTCACAAGACGACGTAAATGAGCGGCGGATTCGCATTGTAAGGATTCTATTGTGAAACAATTCACGGTGGTGGTGACGATGCTTTGGGGGCTATCTGCCGAGGCGTCGGGTGACGGCATCGTGTGGCCCGGCCTCGAGCCGGGCCCGGCGAAAATGCAACGGGAAGCTGAGTCCGTCGTCCTAAGCAACCGCTTGCTCTCAGCGTCGTGGGATGGAAACACCGCGCCTCGATTTGATTTCGACAAAGCGGCCGCGAAACTCGTCGACAAACCCAACGAGCCGTTTACCCTCCACCTGACAGACCATCGCGCGCTGAAGGCCAGTGCGTTCCGCCGGGACGGCGCACTAGAGGTCTCGCGGATTGAGCCCGTGCCAGGCTCGGTCAAAGCGGCGTCGCGGTTCGGCGGCTGGCAGGCGACGGCCCGGCTAGTCTCGGCCGACGGCCAGATCAGTGTTCGATGGCAGTTAGTCCTCCGCGACGCGGCAAATTACATACAGCAGGTGTTGAGCGTCAGCGGTCGGAACCCGCTCAATGTTCGCCAGTTACTCATTGACGGCAGCCTTCTCCCGCAGGCGCGGGTTATGGGTACCGCCCTTGGTTCGCCAGTAGTCGCGGACCATCTGTTCTTCGTTTGCGAACATCCGATGGCCGAACACGAAGTTCAAGACGATCACGTGACGGTTTTCTTAAGACGCTATCAGCCGATTGAGTCGGAGAAGCCGTGGACCGTTACCTGGACAACCGGGGTAGCGCCCGAAGGGCAGATGCGGCGTGCCTTTCTGTACTACGTCGAACGTGAACGTGCTCGACCGTACCATCCGCTCTGCTACTACATTTCCTGGTTCGACATCGCAGGGTATGGCGCTGCCGGGCAGAAATTGCAGATGCATGAGAAGCAGTGCCTGGACGTGATTGACGCGATCGGACGCGAAATGAGCGCCAAGCGAGGCGTACCACTCGACGCCTTTGTGTTCGACGACGGTTGGGACGATCCGACTACTCTGTGGCAATTCCATAACGGGTTTCCCGATGGCTTTGCGCCGCTTCAAAAGGCTGCGGCAAAGCACGGCGCATTCCTCGGCACTTGGCTATCGCCCTTCGGCGGCTATCGCGAGGCCAAAACGACGCGCGTGAAATACGGTCGCGAGCACGGCTATGAGACCAACGCCGAAGGTTTCTCGCTCGCGGGACCGAAGTACTATCGAGCGTTCTTCGAAGCATGCGCCCGACAAATGCGCGACTATGGCGTCAACTATCTGAAATTCGACGGGATTGGCAATCTATCCTCGGTCGGCTCCGACGCTTTCGCGCCCGACATGGAAGCGCTTGTCCAACTCCTTGACGATTTACGCCAGGTGCATGCCGACGTGTTCTTGAACACAACGGCTGGCACGTGGCCCTCGCCCTTCTGGCTCTGGCACAGTGATGCAGTCTTTCGAGGGGGCTACGATGTCAGTTGGTGCGGCTTGGGTACAAACCGCCAGCGCTGGCTCACGTATCGTGATGGAGTCGGCTTTCAGATTCGCACCAAGCGCGGGCCGCTCTTCCCCTTCAATTCGCTGAAGTTTCAGGGCGTCATCTGCGCAAAACTCGAGGGCTTGGTTATCGAGCACGGCGCCCAAGGCACGCAAATCCTCGACGCCCCCCCATTCGGCCAAGAGCCAAAGGATTTGATCGACGACATCCGTATGGCGGCTGGTTCCGGCACACAGATCCAGGAGTTCTTCATCACCTCGAGCATGATCGCGCCCGAAGTCTGGGATGCAATGGCCGAAACGATCGCCTGGATGCGACGTAATGCCGACGTATTGGTCGATTCGCATGGGATCGGCGGCGATCCGTTGCGGGGTGAGCCGTACGGGTACGCCTCCTGGTCGCCTCGGATGGGGATTCTCGCGCTGCGCAACCCGAGCGACAAGACTCAGACACTGGAAGTCGATTTCCAGCGGGCGTTCGAGCTGCCCGATGGGTCGCCGACTCGCTACGTGCTGTCGTCACCCTGGCGGAAGACGGCAATCAACGCACCCCCTCCGCTGGATGGTGTAGCGGGGGCGGGGGCTGTGGCCCACTACACCTTCCAACTCGCGCCATGCGAGGTTCTCGTCGTGGAGGCCCGTCCGGCCAAAGGACATTGATATTTTCAGAAAGAAGAGAGGGCCTTGACTATGTTGCTGACCCCCATCGACTGGGCCATCATCGCCGTTTATCTGGTCGGCTGCATGACTGCGGGCATCTGGATGCGACGCTACGTGACCGACGTTGAAGATTTTGCGGTGGCCGGCCGCAAGATGGACATGCATCTGGGAATTGCCTCACTGGCGG
This DNA window, taken from Pirellulales bacterium, encodes the following:
- a CDS encoding sigma-70 family RNA polymerase sigma factor, with protein sequence MSSIDDSEIQRRNRFLELFLTHQSRIFRFIVSVVPRWVEAEELFQQTSLTLWQQWDEYDPALDFTAWACGIAKNHLRNYVRKKGNQCIFLGDEFLEQFAALQIEQQSYFDDLQSALDRCLERLSPLRRRLVHRHYGEKETIQAIAAREGRTPNAIYKLMRNIRKSLFDCVTAAVNSG
- a CDS encoding c-type cytochrome — encoded protein: MCLCIAFACHARADDAAKYPEAPKPLSPAESQAAFVLPEGFGIREVAAEPLIVDPVAIAFDARGRLFVAELHGYNLEGQLDIEALNKTGVIDRAVRRIPANKQAIERAEQDTFGRIKLLEDRDGDGVMDHAAIWADRLPACHGLVAVGEKLIVVCAPEIVCLSDTSGDGQADTRETLFTGFGVGALWTRINTPRLGIDNWIYVASGAGCAGTIHGPHLGEPVKLGNTSFRFKLDGTALEPVTGSTHGFGLTINDWGDRFIVTNRQHAIAVSPIEARYATRNQLLILPPQHQNISGYGTPAQVFPLSKPHPWRMIRSQDPEWVKFYGTMETNAGFFTSACSPLVYLADQFPEQYRGVHFSCEPEQNLVHACRLIPNGGGYVTQRMFPDREFLASRDQWFRPVYLTHGPNGSLYVADMYREIIEDYSAIPRFLQQHYGLINGNDRGRIWQISWLSAAEAKATPSELADLPTLKLVEVLGDGNFWRREQAQALLVSRCDATAVDPLQRMATEGRAPQTRVHALHTLDGSGQLEVALLEKALHDKSALVQMHAIALSEPRLNSSETLRAQIVSMIHNDHPRVRLQAVLSLGQCSRPEIARAVSRSLMQSDMNEYLVSAAFCRPLDSTQLVLAELLTANRGKTSVDLPMQTQLVHSACRIVGASRDVEQIASVIFALSHLANDEPAVTVSALRGLVEGLGKSRVDPSEFMERKLKTAVLKLASTDNADVRRLTLRLVLALHVSDLPELREAYESFVKKAVDDATPLADRVAALEVLAGTDYTTLSTAVQEALQTRQPMPLQQAAIDSLDQCDDPRGIALALENWSEHTPSIQSQILEMVFRRPRRVVALFEAVEQGKVPPSMVAAVYRQRLLEHEDEAIRTRAKKLFGNVADEAERIKRLGQFAQALNGKPDLQVGATVFKKNCSACHRFAGKGGLTGPDLSSMGARPAESLLLEILQPSDKITAGYVAYLAQTVDGQAFTGTVSEESVNSVTLQLASGQPVTLLRNQIEQLKALSQSLMPANLDSVLTPDELAAVIAYLRLSNASPKE